The following proteins come from a genomic window of Chryseobacterium glaciei:
- a CDS encoding T9SS type A sorting domain-containing protein has protein sequence MKKTLLSGAIIASNFVFSQITLEKTYTSESLQVYTNTTETNYYSVGQNLTTIKIYNANHTLKKQFSPTIPTGYSMNISSYNNFILSKNIFNTDNLLEIVVVFNKYDNGSINKIVIFNEDGQIVKDFGENYRFDDEFDFHVYHDNTTNSNKLRLYKTTTNSTEIYNLPTTSLAAKEVQSQGKLSAFPIPTNKILNIINPDNGANKVQIYDASGKLVMNKTFSSNENKISIDVEALTKGIYIYKIGELSSKFIKN, from the coding sequence ATGAAAAAAACATTATTATCAGGAGCTATCATAGCTTCAAATTTTGTATTCAGTCAAATAACACTTGAAAAAACATACACTTCAGAGAGCCTTCAAGTTTATACAAATACAACTGAAACAAATTATTATTCTGTTGGTCAGAATCTTACAACAATTAAGATCTATAATGCTAATCACACATTGAAAAAACAATTTTCACCAACTATTCCAACAGGATATTCAATGAATATAAGTTCTTATAACAATTTCATTCTATCTAAAAACATTTTTAATACGGATAATCTCTTAGAAATTGTTGTCGTTTTTAACAAGTATGATAATGGGTCTATAAACAAAATTGTAATCTTTAATGAAGACGGACAAATTGTGAAAGACTTTGGAGAGAATTATAGATTTGATGATGAATTTGATTTCCATGTTTATCACGATAATACAACTAATTCCAATAAATTAAGACTCTATAAAACCACAACAAACTCCACTGAAATATATAACCTACCAACAACCTCACTTGCAGCAAAAGAAGTTCAATCTCAAGGTAAATTATCCGCATTTCCAATTCCTACAAACAAAATATTGAACATTATAAATCCAGATAATGGAGCTAATAAAGTTCAAATTTATGATGCATCTGGAAAGTTGGTTATGAATAAAACTTTCAGTTCCAATGAAAATAAAATTTCTATTGATGTTGAAGCTCTAACGAAAGGCATTTATATCTATAAAATTGGAGAATTGAGTTCCAAGTTTATTAAGAATTAA
- a CDS encoding RCC1 domain-containing protein — MLQIVFYGNGIKKAAFSLLMFLFSLSISAQCSLTGWTKISQGENFSIALKQDGTLWIWGRNLYGILGNGTGTSTEIKHPTQIGTETNWTDISVGRYFALGKKANGDLYGWGANDYGQLGLGNNTNVFTPTLIQQNVNKFSAGYFHTLIVKTNGTLWGAGYNDWSGLGVGTSVGWYNTFQQESSNASDWESVCGTYANSFAIKTNGTLWSAGTNIEGQTGLGTPASLGTNETANFTQIGTDTNWKSVVGGIYHTLGLKTNGELWSWGHNNNGRLGIGVTGNIYYTPQQVAGATWASIGATNEASSALKTDGTLWTWGNGTFGVLGQGTPYSGAVNVPTKVGTANNWQSIPVRSGEVSAAGIKTGGTLWSWGWDTFWQLGNGDGVAAESGSPTQVTCIDDATLAVKDIVANTTKITVYPNPVKDNMYIKSSQKINEVKI; from the coding sequence ATGTTACAAATTGTATTTTATGGAAACGGGATAAAAAAGGCAGCATTTAGCCTGCTTATGTTCCTATTCAGTTTAAGCATTAGCGCTCAGTGTTCTTTAACTGGGTGGACGAAAATTTCTCAGGGAGAGAATTTTAGTATCGCATTAAAGCAAGACGGCACACTTTGGATTTGGGGAAGAAACCTTTACGGCATCCTTGGAAACGGTACAGGTACCAGTACTGAAATTAAACATCCTACCCAAATTGGAACAGAGACTAACTGGACAGACATATCAGTGGGTCGCTATTTTGCTTTGGGAAAAAAAGCTAATGGAGATCTGTACGGTTGGGGAGCCAATGATTACGGTCAGTTAGGATTGGGAAATAATACAAATGTTTTCACGCCTACATTAATCCAGCAAAATGTAAATAAATTCTCAGCGGGATACTTTCATACTTTAATAGTTAAAACAAACGGTACTCTGTGGGGAGCCGGATATAATGACTGGAGTGGGTTAGGAGTAGGAACAAGTGTGGGATGGTACAATACATTTCAGCAGGAATCAAGTAACGCTAGCGACTGGGAATCAGTTTGTGGTACTTATGCCAATTCATTTGCGATTAAAACAAACGGCACTCTATGGTCTGCAGGAACCAACATTGAAGGACAAACCGGTTTAGGAACACCTGCTTCTCTTGGCACAAATGAAACTGCAAATTTTACACAAATAGGCACAGATACAAACTGGAAATCAGTTGTAGGAGGTATTTATCATACTTTAGGACTGAAAACTAATGGCGAATTATGGTCTTGGGGACATAATAACAACGGAAGATTAGGAATTGGTGTTACTGGAAATATTTATTATACTCCACAACAAGTTGCGGGCGCAACATGGGCGTCTATTGGAGCAACAAATGAAGCTTCTTCTGCTCTAAAAACAGATGGTACTCTATGGACTTGGGGTAATGGAACTTTTGGTGTTTTAGGTCAAGGAACACCGTACAGTGGTGCTGTGAATGTTCCGACAAAGGTAGGAACAGCTAACAACTGGCAATCAATTCCTGTAAGATCCGGAGAAGTTTCTGCTGCAGGAATCAAAACAGGCGGTACATTGTGGTCTTGGGGCTGGGATACTTTCTGGCAATTAGGTAATGGCGACGGTGTAGCTGCTGAAAGTGGAAGTCCTACTCAGGTTACTTGTATAGATGATGCTACGTTAGCGGTAAAAGATATTGTAGCTAATACTACGAAAATTACAGTTTATCCGAATCCGGTTAAAGATAATATGTATATTAAATCTTCACAAAAAATAAATGAGGTTAAAATTTAG
- a CDS encoding helix-turn-helix domain-containing protein, translating into MNKILSLQFILIFEVCFSQTNAQSEINHDFIHLSLFASFLLSTYLFWKKSQKDFAKQVHEIVNSFDKKSYSDVIIENKEVNGNSNISSETLNVLLKKLAKFEKENKYLQKDITLTWLASYLNTNTKYLSETIRIHKEKNFNSYINQLRIKYITNKLYEDIQYREAKIVSLAKDCGYSSSQVFVIAFKKENGFSPSFFINNLNKN; encoded by the coding sequence ATGAACAAAATTTTATCCCTGCAATTTATTTTAATTTTTGAGGTCTGCTTTTCTCAAACAAATGCTCAGTCTGAGATTAACCATGATTTTATTCATCTAAGTTTGTTTGCTAGCTTTCTATTGTCTACCTATTTGTTTTGGAAAAAAAGCCAAAAAGATTTTGCAAAACAAGTTCATGAAATTGTAAATAGTTTTGATAAAAAAAGCTATTCAGATGTAATAATAGAAAATAAAGAAGTCAATGGAAATTCTAATATTTCTTCAGAAACATTAAATGTTCTTTTAAAGAAACTGGCAAAATTTGAAAAAGAAAATAAATATCTACAAAAAGATATTACTTTGACATGGCTTGCAAGTTATCTCAATACAAATACAAAATATCTTTCAGAAACTATTCGAATACATAAAGAGAAAAATTTTAACAGTTATATTAATCAACTTAGGATAAAATACATTACCAATAAACTTTATGAAGATATACAATATAGAGAAGCTAAAATAGTTTCACTTGCAAAAGATTGTGGATATTCTTCTTCACAGGTTTTTGTAATTGCCTTCAAAAAAGAAAATGGATTCTCTCCGTCATTCTTCATTAATAATCTTAATAAAAATTAA
- a CDS encoding NAD(P)-dependent oxidoreductase, giving the protein MNIAIIGAGAGIGLESVNQALEKGHTVTALSSNTNHITGHPNLIKINGSATSPIDLKKAIENSEAVLITVGTKNKKATTLFSDIAKTLINVTDEFNFSPPILVITGFGAGESKNYLSLFMRTVISLFLKDQYINKTEMEKLITKSSLKWEIIRPGMLTNGSTNSSYKVLSELKKGMKVGKISRADVAKYLIDEAENQRFIHQYVALTN; this is encoded by the coding sequence ATGAATATAGCAATCATAGGAGCTGGAGCCGGAATTGGATTGGAATCTGTAAATCAAGCGCTCGAAAAAGGACATACCGTAACAGCATTATCTTCAAACACAAATCATATTACAGGGCATCCGAATCTCATTAAAATAAATGGAAGTGCAACCTCACCAATTGACTTGAAAAAAGCAATTGAAAATTCCGAGGCAGTTTTGATAACTGTAGGAACAAAAAATAAAAAAGCAACAACCCTTTTTTCAGACATTGCCAAAACGCTCATTAATGTGACTGATGAATTTAATTTTTCTCCACCAATTTTGGTCATTACAGGTTTCGGGGCGGGAGAAAGTAAAAATTATTTAAGTCTCTTTATGCGAACGGTTATATCATTATTCCTAAAAGATCAATACATCAATAAAACAGAAATGGAAAAACTGATCACTAAAAGTAGTTTGAAATGGGAGATCATAAGACCCGGAATGCTTACCAACGGAAGTACAAACTCATCTTACAAAGTATTATCCGAACTTAAAAAAGGAATGAAAGTGGGAAAGATATCAAGAGCCGACGTGGCGAAATACTTAATTGATGAAGCCGAAAATCAAAGATTTATTCATCAATATGTAGCGCTAACAAATTAA
- a CDS encoding recombinase family protein yields the protein MSVPENKLMLAIYLSTPEVENDRRALNTFHGMRRAKKEGRLMGIAPYGYINRSHEDGKKYIAIKQPEASNLIWAFNEVAKGHIPTDHVRVQMNKRDGSSMSRSAFSKAMRNSVYCGKIYIENYKQEEAYHIDGKHEALISERLFNQVQLVMGKKRKVEGPGSRVLGNERFPLRGLLTCPNCGKNLTASGAKGKSKTYYYYYYYYYYHCHYKCGFRFDSDKLNELFETEICKLEFNPIIKDLLKSILLDNYK from the coding sequence ATGTCTGTCCCTGAAAATAAATTAATGCTTGCCATTTATCTATCAACGCCCGAAGTGGAGAATGATAGAAGAGCGTTAAATACTTTTCATGGAATGAGGAGAGCAAAAAAGGAAGGAAGATTAATGGGAATAGCGCCCTATGGATATATTAATAGAAGCCATGAGGACGGAAAGAAATATATCGCTATAAAACAACCAGAAGCGTCAAATTTGATTTGGGCTTTTAACGAGGTTGCTAAAGGCCATATTCCAACAGATCATGTAAGAGTTCAAATGAATAAGAGAGACGGTTCATCCATGTCACGAAGTGCATTTTCAAAGGCCATGAGAAATTCTGTATACTGTGGTAAAATTTATATTGAAAATTATAAGCAGGAGGAGGCATACCATATCGACGGTAAGCATGAAGCGTTAATTAGTGAAAGGCTTTTTAATCAGGTGCAGCTAGTAATGGGTAAAAAAAGAAAAGTAGAAGGCCCAGGAAGTAGGGTCTTAGGAAATGAACGTTTCCCTCTAAGAGGTCTACTTACCTGTCCGAACTGTGGAAAAAATCTCACGGCAAGCGGAGCCAAAGGAAAATCTAAAACTTACTATTATTATTATTATTATTATTATTATCATTGCCACTACAAATGCGGATTTAGATTTGATTCGGATAAACTTAACGAACTATTCGAAACTGAAATTTGCAAATTGGAATTTAATCCAATTATTAAAGATCTCTTAAAAAGTATACTTCTTGATAATTACAAATAG
- a CDS encoding IS1595 family transposase, which produces MNIFNGLKIRSLKELILTFSDEQKCINFLEEIFWNGNPVSPFDKTSKVYKCKNNKYKCKNTGKYFTIRNIGLFKNSNLKLQDWFIAIWLFTSHKGGLSSKQLERDLNLTQKTTWFILKRLRACSAFENNHLLSGEVEIDETYVGGKNKNRHADKKVKHSQGRSFKDKVPVLGLIQRGGKVVARVVPTVSRYDLEPFIFRTVNLYDNVFTDEWTAYKNLHKYYNHLIVNHGKKEYVNGNASTNCIENFWTRVKGAIIGVYRVTSKKHLQLYINEFVFKHNTREMSPSEKFMHMISNIKGCNLTYEKLKAK; this is translated from the coding sequence ATGAATATTTTTAATGGGTTGAAAATTAGATCATTAAAAGAATTAATTTTAACATTTTCAGATGAACAGAAGTGCATAAATTTCTTAGAAGAGATTTTTTGGAATGGAAATCCAGTTTCACCGTTTGATAAGACATCAAAAGTCTATAAATGTAAGAACAATAAATACAAGTGTAAGAACACAGGAAAATATTTTACCATAAGAAATATTGGTTTATTTAAGAACTCAAATCTTAAACTTCAAGATTGGTTTATTGCAATATGGTTATTCACAAGTCATAAAGGAGGTTTATCATCTAAACAATTAGAAAGAGACCTCAATTTAACGCAGAAGACAACTTGGTTTATTCTTAAAAGATTAAGAGCATGTTCTGCATTTGAAAATAATCACTTATTATCAGGTGAAGTTGAAATTGATGAAACGTATGTAGGTGGGAAAAATAAAAATCGTCATGCAGACAAAAAAGTAAAACATTCACAAGGACGTAGTTTTAAAGATAAAGTTCCTGTATTGGGATTAATTCAGCGTGGTGGAAAAGTAGTTGCTAGAGTTGTTCCAACAGTTAGTAGATATGATTTAGAACCCTTTATTTTTAGAACAGTTAATTTATATGATAATGTTTTTACTGATGAATGGACAGCATATAAAAATTTACATAAATATTACAATCACTTAATAGTTAATCATGGAAAGAAAGAATATGTGAATGGTAATGCAAGCACAAACTGTATTGAGAATTTCTGGACTCGTGTAAAAGGAGCAATTATTGGTGTTTATAGAGTTACTTCAAAGAAGCATTTACAATTATATATCAACGAATTTGTCTTTAAACATAACACTAGAGAAATGAGTCCTAGTGAAAAATTCATGCATATGATTTCAAATATCAAAGGTTGTAATTTAACCTATGAGAAGCTAAAAGCAAAATAA
- a CDS encoding AraC family transcriptional regulator translates to MKNEKHTIKHFELSPQAKAGIVIVNMEDQEVEEHDVSNPHRDNHCQLMVAVKGEFRLNIDFEIIEFTAPALICVFPEAVHYVSEVKDPKGWMISFDPSLINKEVLQLLENKFNNPFLLHQESVFFQQIIILFDLMEKVQLQDTNSYIQKSINSLLNAILSLIAGELVANLPAEKGKENRSIAIKENFIKLSKEHFKIWKQPAQYASALSISTSHLNDTVKSLTGSPVSAHIQEASIMEAKRLLYFTEQTVKEIAYEVGYNEPVYFGKLFKKITKLTPLEFRKKFRDKDYPSPH, encoded by the coding sequence TTGAAAAATGAAAAACATACAATCAAACATTTTGAACTTTCGCCGCAAGCAAAGGCAGGAATTGTGATTGTAAATATGGAAGATCAGGAAGTCGAAGAACACGATGTTTCTAACCCGCACCGGGATAATCACTGTCAATTGATGGTAGCGGTAAAGGGTGAATTTAGGTTAAACATTGATTTTGAAATCATTGAGTTTACTGCTCCTGCATTAATTTGTGTATTTCCTGAAGCCGTACATTATGTGTCAGAAGTAAAAGATCCAAAAGGATGGATGATCAGTTTTGATCCTTCACTCATCAATAAAGAAGTGCTGCAGCTTTTAGAAAATAAATTTAATAATCCGTTTTTACTTCATCAGGAATCCGTTTTTTTTCAGCAAATCATTATCTTGTTTGATTTAATGGAGAAAGTACAATTGCAGGATACAAATTCGTACATCCAAAAAAGCATTAATTCTTTACTAAATGCAATTTTAAGTCTTATTGCTGGAGAATTGGTTGCCAATTTACCCGCTGAAAAAGGGAAAGAAAATCGCAGCATTGCTATTAAGGAAAACTTCATCAAACTTAGCAAAGAACATTTCAAAATCTGGAAACAGCCCGCACAATATGCCTCGGCACTTTCTATCTCAACTTCTCATTTAAACGACACCGTAAAATCATTAACAGGAAGTCCGGTTTCGGCTCATATTCAGGAAGCTTCGATTATGGAAGCCAAAAGATTGCTTTATTTTACAGAACAAACTGTTAAAGAAATTGCTTACGAAGTGGGCTACAATGAGCCTGTATATTTTGGAAAATTGTTTAAAAAAATAACAAAACTTACACCTCTTGAATTTCGAAAAAAATTCCGTGATAAGGACTATCCTTCCCCTCATTGA
- a CDS encoding helix-turn-helix domain-containing protein, giving the protein MIKSLRLLILFIIGISCSNPVKKENITEESVKKEIEKIQSLRDSVNPTMIINSLKKVKQHAKTIKYDWGIVNCNLILMNNFLITGNDKESIAIAKENEVLIKNLKNNFFACRHYRLQGSAYLNLGMDDQGLNDLKKALEYNKKISVTNDKYFELAMLYDVLALHETIRGDLSGPNLKIYYQKELWAIQNIDNSKEMEGKKSRMLSFLYFSLGILSNKQKKTKEAENYFHKSLDICKKFNITRDTPVIVNNEMAWLLFDQKKYDSCIAYAQKGMILERNDSKADIRRDLYEVLYKSYSEKGDLQNSSRYTKLYMKLNDSILEAQQIAINEPVKNIIQEKEKDHQKNMTTILVITGISIFILAILTFFLWRRSQKIFHSRYENIISQLKNAENNRTRSSVSENADISKVSVSDKSSNIHDHTLNIILQKLNRFEKSEKFLKKDNSLTFLANSLETNPRYLSEIIKQYKQKNYNNYINGLRIQHIIQLLYKEPIYREYKITYLAEYCGFASREVFAIAFKKETGVTPSYFIEQLRND; this is encoded by the coding sequence ATGATTAAAAGTCTCCGTTTACTAATTCTATTCATTATCGGAATTTCATGCTCTAATCCTGTAAAAAAAGAAAACATTACGGAGGAATCTGTTAAAAAAGAAATTGAGAAAATACAAAGTTTACGAGATTCCGTGAATCCTACAATGATTATTAATAGTTTAAAAAAAGTAAAGCAACACGCTAAAACTATAAAATATGATTGGGGAATAGTAAATTGTAATTTAATTTTAATGAATAATTTCCTTATCACAGGAAATGATAAAGAATCAATCGCCATAGCAAAAGAAAATGAAGTATTAATCAAAAATTTGAAAAACAATTTCTTTGCCTGCAGACATTATAGGCTTCAAGGTTCAGCCTACTTGAATTTGGGGATGGATGATCAAGGTTTAAATGACCTGAAAAAAGCATTAGAATATAATAAAAAGATATCAGTAACTAATGACAAATATTTTGAACTAGCAATGTTATATGATGTTTTGGCTCTCCATGAAACAATAAGGGGAGACTTATCAGGTCCAAACCTTAAAATATATTATCAAAAAGAACTTTGGGCGATTCAGAACATTGATAATAGCAAAGAAATGGAGGGTAAAAAGAGTAGAATGTTGTCATTTCTTTACTTTAGCCTAGGAATACTTAGCAATAAACAGAAGAAAACAAAAGAGGCAGAAAATTATTTCCATAAATCTTTAGATATCTGTAAAAAATTTAATATAACAAGAGATACACCTGTTATTGTTAATAATGAAATGGCATGGCTTTTATTCGATCAGAAAAAATATGACAGTTGTATTGCATATGCCCAAAAGGGGATGATTCTTGAGAGGAACGACAGCAAGGCAGACATAAGAAGAGATCTTTACGAAGTACTATATAAATCCTATTCAGAGAAAGGTGATTTGCAAAATTCTTCAAGATATACCAAACTTTACATGAAGCTTAATGACAGTATTCTCGAAGCTCAACAAATAGCAATCAATGAACCTGTTAAAAATATTATTCAAGAAAAAGAAAAAGATCATCAGAAAAATATGACTACCATTTTAGTCATTACAGGAATTTCAATTTTTATTTTAGCCATTCTCACATTTTTCCTATGGCGAAGAAGTCAGAAAATTTTTCATTCACGATATGAAAATATTATCAGTCAGTTGAAAAATGCTGAAAACAACCGTACACGATCATCCGTCTCAGAAAATGCCGACATTTCGAAGGTTTCAGTCTCAGATAAGAGTTCTAATATACATGATCATACTCTCAATATAATTCTGCAAAAGCTTAACAGATTTGAAAAGTCTGAAAAATTTCTTAAAAAAGACAACAGTCTTACTTTTTTAGCTAATTCTCTTGAAACTAATCCTCGTTATCTTTCTGAAATTATTAAACAGTACAAGCAAAAAAATTACAACAACTATATCAACGGGCTCAGAATTCAACACATCATACAACTATTATATAAAGAGCCCATTTACAGAGAATATAAAATCACCTATCTTGCTGAATATTGCGGTTTTGCATCCAGGGAAGTATTTGCAATAGCATTCAAAAAAGAAACAGGAGTAACTCCTTCTTATTTTATTGAGCAATTGAGAAATGATTAA
- a CDS encoding T9SS type A sorting domain-containing protein — translation MYVGAKIYSLNGALIKTVVKVEDKTAINVSDLLSGVYILKINNESQGIKLIKK, via the coding sequence TTGTATGTAGGTGCCAAAATTTATTCTCTGAACGGAGCTTTAATAAAGACTGTTGTTAAAGTAGAAGATAAAACAGCGATAAATGTTTCAGATCTTTTGTCGGGTGTTTATATTTTGAAAATAAACAACGAATCTCAAGGGATTAAATTAATTAAAAAATAA
- a CDS encoding helix-turn-helix domain-containing protein, giving the protein MLNFIFFLLLLILENKIFSQRVWFAGILVSLIIFISFMILKHKKKIRYQRFEKVVDGLRNNALESEKKLNINLQHEEFENIALKSTTIADETIASLLNKLEKFEKSNKFTRQDVNFAYLTKYVGTNSKYLNEILKQYKGKSFSQYINGLRIEYIMKLLYEEPKYRAYKISYLAELCGFSSREVFTIAFKKKTDISPSYFIESLQQEEIS; this is encoded by the coding sequence ATGCTCAACTTTATTTTTTTCTTGCTTCTTCTTATTTTAGAAAACAAAATATTTTCACAAAGGGTTTGGTTTGCCGGAATTTTGGTTTCGCTTATTATTTTCATAAGTTTTATGATATTGAAGCACAAGAAAAAAATACGCTATCAAAGATTTGAAAAAGTAGTTGATGGTTTAAGAAATAATGCTTTAGAATCCGAAAAAAAATTAAATATAAACTTACAGCATGAAGAATTTGAAAATATAGCATTAAAATCTACAACTATTGCTGATGAAACAATCGCTTCATTGCTTAATAAATTGGAAAAGTTTGAAAAATCAAACAAATTTACTCGCCAAGATGTCAATTTTGCATACCTGACCAAGTATGTCGGTACAAATTCAAAATATCTGAATGAAATCCTAAAGCAGTATAAAGGCAAGTCTTTCAGCCAATATATCAATGGTTTGAGGATTGAATATATCATGAAGCTTCTTTATGAAGAACCAAAATACAGAGCGTATAAAATAAGCTACCTTGCCGAATTATGCGGATTCTCATCAAGAGAAGTATTTACTATAGCTTTTAAAAAGAAAACTGATATTTCGCCTTCTTATTTTATTGAAAGTTTACAACAGGAAGAGATTTCTTGA
- a CDS encoding inositol monophosphatase family protein: MQNEINIPGILDAVRKVGDTFLKNYKKNPIPQSMDELLRQLEDFDTLCLTSLKEDLSLEFPNIPWNIGDEFDTESQRNPTGQHEYWLCDAMDGAIQYLQHIAGWTINLALIRDGKPLFSVIYDPLANEMFWAKDGEGAFMNDKELKISNKTDLAVMLAVFEYGHQDKSNNHLNGKIGSTVTKLLDNFGIVRNYGPHGLQLAYVAAGRIDLFIQEDLDTYNWIAGLLIAKEAGAEILTTDGKSWKWGSENLLVAQKTAAEKYLSIKSKI, encoded by the coding sequence ATGCAAAACGAAATCAATATCCCTGGCATACTCGATGCTGTAAGAAAAGTAGGGGATACCTTTCTAAAAAATTATAAAAAAAATCCTATACCGCAAAGTATGGATGAGCTTTTAAGACAATTGGAAGACTTCGATACCTTATGCCTGACTTCTTTAAAAGAAGATTTATCTCTTGAATTTCCAAATATTCCTTGGAATATTGGTGATGAGTTCGATACCGAATCACAAAGAAATCCCACCGGACAACACGAATATTGGCTGTGTGATGCAATGGATGGCGCCATACAATATCTTCAGCATATTGCGGGTTGGACGATCAATTTAGCCCTTATTCGTGATGGAAAACCTTTATTTTCTGTTATTTATGATCCGTTGGCCAACGAAATGTTTTGGGCAAAAGATGGTGAAGGTGCTTTTATGAATGATAAAGAATTAAAAATAAGTAATAAAACAGATCTGGCAGTTATGCTTGCCGTTTTTGAGTATGGACATCAGGACAAATCCAACAATCATTTGAATGGAAAGATTGGATCCACGGTCACAAAACTGTTGGATAATTTTGGAATTGTTAGAAATTATGGGCCACACGGACTGCAATTGGCTTATGTAGCTGCAGGAAGGATTGATCTGTTTATCCAAGAAGATCTCGATACCTATAATTGGATTGCTGGATTGCTTATCGCTAAAGAAGCTGGAGCTGAAATTTTAACAACCGATGGGAAATCTTGGAAATGGGGAAGTGAAAACCTCTTGGTAGCACAAAAAACGGCTGCTGAAAAATATCTTTCAATTAAATCTAAAATTTAA
- a CDS encoding DUF1016 N-terminal domain-containing protein: MAKIIAESKNNVFKTTNTILLKMYWEIGRIIIEDEQNGEQRADYGKSILKNLANQLSLEFGKGFNERNLNNMRAFFNSFPIWNAVRTELSWTHYRIISRIDNPNQRIQYIEYSIEGNWNTRTLQRNIDSQYLGWDNSLRPKNGAPVSMPLKWEEVKSGLKPTDFNIYNSLDRLKDKGDLFKSVLVKGIDMLAAIKKLESQ; encoded by the coding sequence ATTGCAAAAATTATAGCCGAATCAAAAAATAATGTTTTCAAGACTACTAATACCATACTACTAAAAATGTACTGGGAGATTGGCCGCATTATTATTGAAGATGAACAAAATGGAGAACAACGTGCTGATTATGGAAAATCTATTTTGAAAAATTTGGCAAATCAGCTTTCACTTGAATTTGGAAAAGGTTTTAATGAAAGAAATCTAAATAATATGAGAGCTTTTTTCAATTCTTTTCCAATTTGGAACGCAGTGCGTACCGAATTGAGCTGGACTCATTATAGAATTATAAGCAGGATTGACAATCCAAATCAAAGAATTCAGTATATAGAATATTCAATTGAAGGAAACTGGAATACAAGAACGCTTCAGCGAAATATTGACAGTCAGTATTTAGGATGGGACAACAGCCTTCGTCCTAAAAATGGAGCGCCAGTTTCAATGCCACTGAAATGGGAAGAAGTAAAATCAGGATTAAAACCTACTGATTTTAACATTTATAATTCCTTGGATAGATTAAAAGACAAGGGCGATCTTTTCAAATCTGTTCTCGTAAAAGGCATTGATATGTTAGCAGCAATAAAAAAATTAGAGTCACAGTGA